The Chitinibacter bivalviorum genomic interval CACTTTCAATAACTGAATAGGCAACATCGAAAAGCGTCGCAAGCCCAAGCCCAGCAGCAACCTGGATAAGCTCGGATCACCCGCCATTTCTCCGCACATTGACGCGGGTTTGCCCATTTTGTCGGCGGTGCTAATAATGTGCTTGAGCAAATGCAAAACACCCGGATTGAGTGGATCGTATAAATGGCTCACGGCATCATCATTGCGATCGACGGCCAATGAATACTGGATCAAGTCATTGGTACCAATCGATATAAAATCAAGATGATTGAGAAAAGCGCCCACCGCCATCGCGGCCGCGGGTACTTCGATCATTCCGCCGAGCTGAATATGTTCATCAAAGGCAATGCCTTCTTCACGCAATTGCGCCTTGATGTCTTCCAGATGCAAGCGCGTCTGCTTCACTTCACTCAGCGCCGAGAGCATCGGAATCAGCAATTTGATTTTGCCAAATGCTGATGCACGCAGCAGTGCGCGCAATTGGGTACGGAACATTTGCGGCTCGGCCATGCATAGTCGAATACCCGTCAAGCCCAACGCAGGATTGGGTGCCTCGCGTTCCGATTGCCACGACGGAATTTTATCTTTGCCCAAGTCGATAGTACGGATAATGACGGGCTTATCCTGCATCGCCAGCGCAACTTGGCGATAAGCTTCGAACTGCTCTTCTTCGGTCGGCAGATCGTCTTCTTTCAGGAATAAAAACTCGGAGCGGAACAAACCAATCCCGCTGGCGCTGTTTTCCAGCGCCAATTCGCAGTCTTCCGGCAGCTCGATATTGGCGGTCAGCTCAACCTTAGTGCCATCGAGCGTGACTGCTGCTTGGGTTCGGATATCTTGCAGTTTGGCCTGCTTGATCAGCCATTCAGACTGACGGAACTGATATTCGGCCAAAATGGCGGCATCAGGATCAATAATGACGCAACCCTTGATGCCATCCACAATAATCAGCTCTTGCTCGCGGATAATCTCGCGGGCATTGCGCAGCGCCAAAACTGAGGGCAAATCAAGGCTACGCGCCAAAATGGCCGTATGCGATGTTAAGCCGCCCACATCGGTAATAAAGGCTTTGTAATTGGTGTCTTTGAACAAGACCATATCGGCAGGGGATAAATCATGCGCCACCAAAATGCAGTCGTCACCGCCACAACTCGGGGCGTGGTTACCGTGTTCATGCCCAGCCAGCGCTTTGAATACGCGCTCGGTGACCTGAATGACGTCGGTACGACGTTCACGCAGATATTCTTCTTCGATCTCGTCAAATTGCGCGAGTAATACATCAAGCTGTTGCTTCACCGCCCATTCAGCATTGCAGCGTTGCTGCTCGATAATATGGCGAGGCTCTTTGGATAGGGTATGGTCGTTGAGCAGCATGATGTGCAAGCTCAAAAATGCACCTAACTCGGCGGGGGCATTATCGGGAATACTCCCCCACAGCATTTCTAATTCTTTGCGGGTATTGCGAATCGCGTCATCAAAGCGCTGCAACTCCGCGGCCAAACCTTCGGCGGGAATGAGGTAATGCACAATCTCGATATCGGCTTGCGACACCAAATGGGCATGACCGATGGCAATACCGCCACCGACCCCTAAACCATGTAGGCTAATACTCATCTATTCCCTCCTGTAGGCGCGCACATCGCCTGAATCTGCCGCAGGAACACCTACAGCAGAAAGGGGTCGAGAACTCTAACGGCCTCGATCACCCTATGATTGATTATTCGCCTTCACCAAACTTGTCTGCCACCAAAGCAGTCAATGCATCCAGTGCAGCCTGTTCATCAGGCGCATTGCTGGTGTCGATAATGATTTTGCTACCTTTGCCCGCCGCCAGCATCATCACGCCCATAATCGATTTGGCGTTAACGCGTTTTTGATTGCGACTGACCCAGACTTCACACTGAAACTGGCTCGCCAGCTGCGTAAATTTACTTGATGCGCGAGCGTGCAAACCTAATTTATTGACGATTTCGACTTCTTGTTGCGGCATTGTTCTTTATCCTAATTACGACTGGGCACCTGGCAACATATACAGCACACCTTCGAGGCCGCCTGTAATCGCCTTGCTAACTGCAATTTCCAAAGACTGATGACTGTATGACAAGGCGCGTACCAACATGGGCAGATTCACCCCGGCAACCGCTTCAACGCGCCCCGCCTGAATCAATCGATTGGCCACATTGGAAGGTGTTCCGCCATAAATATCAGTCAGCAGCAGCACACCTGAGCCATCATCGAGCTCGTTGATCAAGGCCTGCGCACGACGCACGACTTCAT includes:
- a CDS encoding HPr family phosphocarrier protein, producing MPQQEVEIVNKLGLHARASSKFTQLASQFQCEVWVSRNQKRVNAKSIMGVMMLAAGKGSKIIIDTSNAPDEQAALDALTALVADKFGEGE
- a CDS encoding PTS sugar transporter subunit IIA, with product MVGIIIVTHYSMGEALMTCAQHIMGRPLPNLGQLAVSKADEPDEVVRRAQALINELDDGSGVLLLTDIYGGTPSNVANRLIQAGRVEAVAGVNLPMLVRALSYSHQSLEIAVSKAITGGLEGVLYMLPGAQS
- the ptsP gene encoding phosphoenolpyruvate--protein phosphotransferase, with amino-acid sequence MSISLHGLGVGGGIAIGHAHLVSQADIEIVHYLIPAEGLAAELQRFDDAIRNTRKELEMLWGSIPDNAPAELGAFLSLHIMLLNDHTLSKEPRHIIEQQRCNAEWAVKQQLDVLLAQFDEIEEEYLRERRTDVIQVTERVFKALAGHEHGNHAPSCGGDDCILVAHDLSPADMVLFKDTNYKAFITDVGGLTSHTAILARSLDLPSVLALRNAREIIREQELIIVDGIKGCVIIDPDAAILAEYQFRQSEWLIKQAKLQDIRTQAAVTLDGTKVELTANIELPEDCELALENSASGIGLFRSEFLFLKEDDLPTEEEQFEAYRQVALAMQDKPVIIRTIDLGKDKIPSWQSEREAPNPALGLTGIRLCMAEPQMFRTQLRALLRASAFGKIKLLIPMLSALSEVKQTRLHLEDIKAQLREEGIAFDEHIQLGGMIEVPAAAMAVGAFLNHLDFISIGTNDLIQYSLAVDRNDDAVSHLYDPLNPGVLHLLKHIISTADKMGKPASMCGEMAGDPSLSRLLLGLGLRRFSMLPIQLLKVKQQLLTAEMGRIKPIVSKMLKADDEDQLRVLLQQLNN